In a genomic window of Candidatus Chazhemtobacterium aquaticus:
- the rplJ gene encoding 50S ribosomal protein L10: protein MPSLKNQQQLDQLQQALSQSKAAILVDYAGMSVHNINQLRAQVKSTGGHFNVVKNSLLALALKDRLNDLSEDALKALEGPTALLLSSADDPVSPAKALAKFISNNDLPSIKIGVLDNKILSISEVENLAKLPGREELLGQLVAQLNAPIYGFAQVLRANLQNLVFALNAVKLQKEAAA from the coding sequence ATGCCTAGCCTCAAAAACCAACAACAGCTTGATCAGCTTCAACAAGCTCTCTCTCAATCAAAAGCCGCCATTCTTGTCGATTACGCCGGCATGTCTGTTCACAACATCAACCAGTTAAGAGCTCAAGTCAAATCAACTGGCGGTCACTTTAACGTGGTCAAAAACAGTCTCTTAGCTCTTGCCCTCAAGGACAGACTCAATGACCTGTCAGAAGACGCTCTTAAGGCCTTAGAAGGCCCCACCGCCCTCCTTCTTAGCTCAGCTGATGATCCTGTTTCCCCTGCTAAGGCTCTTGCCAAGTTCATATCCAACAATGACCTACCCAGCATTAAGATTGGCGTACTTGACAACAAAATCCTTTCCATCTCCGAAGTTGAAAATCTAGCCAAACTTCCTGGTCGAGAAGAACTCTTAGGCCAGCTAGTAGCTCAGCTCAACGCCCCCATCTATGGATTTGCTCAAGTTCTTAGAGCCAATCTCCAAAACCTAGTTTTTGCTCTTAATGCTGTCAAGCTTCAGAAAGAAGCTGCTGCATAA
- the rplL gene encoding 50S ribosomal protein L7/L12: protein MAEETNKKLDEIIAAVEKLSVLELADLVKALEEKFGVSAAPVAVAGAAAPAAAEAAAEEKSEYDVVLADAGANKIAVIKALREIKTDLGLVEAKTLAESAPKPVLEGAKKEDAEAAKAKLEEAGAKVELK, encoded by the coding sequence ATGGCAGAAGAAACTAACAAAAAACTTGATGAGATCATTGCTGCAGTCGAGAAACTCTCTGTTCTCGAGCTAGCCGACCTCGTCAAAGCTCTTGAAGAGAAATTTGGCGTTAGCGCAGCCCCTGTTGCTGTTGCTGGAGCTGCTGCTCCCGCTGCTGCAGAAGCCGCCGCTGAAGAGAAAAGCGAATACGATGTCGTACTTGCCGATGCCGGTGCTAACAAAATCGCCGTCATTAAAGCTCTTCGTGAAATCAAGACCGATCTTGGTCTGGTTGAAGCCAAGACTCTTGCTGAGTCAGCTCCTAAACCAGTTCTTGAAGGTGCTAAGAAAGAGGATGCCGAAGCCGCTAAAGCCAAGCTTGAAGAAGCCGGTGCTAAAGTCGAGCTTAAGTAA
- a CDS encoding MBL fold metallo-hydrolase, with the protein METGKDIYDEYLGGEEWREEMESCWRLFEVVVEQELFCNGLKKAGATWVRSPEGAKVLDIGFVPEVRENHEFLGVNVFARPNSVGVVFRPVEVPYEEVEQSLREDEELGPLMSQGARVVILTMEDLQNWIGFYAQVKAEGWHDMLGAKALEYSGLGRTDWAYAARFAAAADDLLVANAQVFVERGVAHIDLPSKGKIDRAFVNAQGDVVGVVMHHVRVAELKGEILEEKVLSEGVLVPGLVVRRTGESKREAYERARNLARYWRRRLGEESLEVPVVSEGQLSIWRKLGMWSEVDSAVVGSDLSTEEVIRFLYLGKSNLEPGELARMGYSLPSTGREFAGVDVVFLERGPVGERKVATIDRLLGLNLGRKKRDEEGFLALNRVSGIVIVPDEWDAKEMKSHVERIRYDLNYRTGGPDSHLLYLTRELFDRWRERGSIFADGEANGFASLRQRHEYGYGATNGGRSVGLHVWRPFPEIGGQKMAVVVDNGGDRVVNMIDWGTSFEAATPALRELTAKAPTSIGLRRQLETGELPMVLGAYDTEYILASIRKYPAILHMDSNNAVSSFLRAEIKRRVDFKDVERLVGEGNARRIYELAEQDERWWYGEREQIVSNLAISHAHVDHVGDVPFLDRRVVMWGTAETMAHLRAMTRRGKSWTNRYEYVSLVTQDKDGAAYRREYRDAYPTYWSGQRVRIGEGLAVEFSLANHSMTGMAMVGVRDEEGKGLMLYTGDVKPGNWTEKTVNRLAGEYPVIVMETTNLEDAAKPSSGVTEQMVRDTLLDRIREAGRDTVVVVAPANHLERLQSIGEVAEAVGRKVAIGPAHAELVEQMRADREMLAPLGVDGFDFWLPALGSEAALWWPTLMPDESEDELVWPQVTAPRRFQRNLFEIAMGGGMGVVDLERLSREGQEWLVVIDPYRLFRHEFGGGWFGNGLSVLHSAHFPYQGYAKRFLAENTRWVGEQKGKHLMDFEVKGMGGRVVNQPNYGTGNTGGKKRYGLHASGHATFDEMVAILDGLVGGNFNGKKLVLVHGQSPERYEQALRKRLGLDRTGDLEIVSRMDRYDPKKPVSRSGWEMKLNGY; encoded by the coding sequence ATGGAAACAGGGAAAGATATATATGATGAGTATTTGGGTGGTGAGGAATGGCGTGAGGAGATGGAGAGTTGTTGGAGATTGTTTGAAGTGGTAGTGGAACAGGAGCTGTTTTGTAATGGTTTAAAGAAAGCTGGGGCTACTTGGGTTAGAAGTCCAGAAGGAGCGAAGGTGCTGGATATTGGATTTGTGCCCGAGGTGAGAGAAAACCATGAGTTTTTAGGGGTGAATGTATTCGCTAGACCAAATTCGGTGGGAGTAGTGTTTCGGCCAGTGGAGGTGCCGTATGAAGAAGTGGAGCAATCGTTAAGAGAGGATGAGGAATTGGGCCCTTTGATGAGTCAGGGGGCAAGAGTGGTGATTTTGACCATGGAGGATTTACAGAACTGGATTGGTTTCTACGCTCAAGTTAAGGCTGAGGGTTGGCATGATATGTTAGGAGCTAAGGCGTTGGAGTATAGTGGTTTGGGAAGAACGGATTGGGCATATGCGGCTAGGTTTGCTGCCGCGGCTGATGATTTGTTGGTAGCAAATGCACAAGTATTTGTAGAGCGAGGAGTGGCACATATTGATTTACCAAGTAAGGGGAAGATAGATAGGGCGTTTGTGAATGCACAGGGTGATGTGGTGGGGGTGGTGATGCATCATGTGAGGGTGGCTGAGCTTAAGGGTGAGATACTAGAAGAGAAGGTGTTGTCTGAGGGGGTGTTGGTACCCGGATTGGTGGTGAGAAGAACAGGGGAGAGTAAGAGAGAGGCGTATGAGCGAGCTAGGAACTTGGCGAGATACTGGAGAAGGCGGTTGGGTGAAGAGAGTTTGGAGGTGCCGGTGGTGAGTGAGGGTCAGTTGTCAATTTGGCGGAAGCTGGGTATGTGGTCTGAGGTAGATTCGGCTGTAGTGGGGTCTGATTTGAGCACTGAGGAGGTAATAAGATTTTTGTATTTAGGGAAGAGTAACCTGGAGCCTGGTGAGTTGGCCAGGATGGGATATTCGTTGCCAAGTACAGGTAGAGAGTTTGCTGGAGTGGATGTGGTGTTTTTGGAGAGAGGACCAGTGGGAGAGAGAAAGGTTGCCACTATAGATCGTTTGTTGGGTCTAAATTTGGGGAGAAAGAAAAGGGATGAGGAAGGATTCTTGGCCTTGAATAGAGTGTCTGGAATTGTGATTGTACCGGATGAGTGGGATGCGAAAGAGATGAAAAGTCATGTGGAGAGGATCAGGTACGACCTTAATTATCGTACTGGTGGGCCAGACAGCCATTTGTTGTATTTGACGAGAGAGTTGTTTGATCGATGGAGGGAAAGAGGTTCGATTTTTGCTGACGGTGAGGCGAATGGTTTTGCTTCGTTGCGGCAGCGACATGAGTATGGTTATGGTGCAACAAATGGAGGAAGATCAGTCGGGCTGCATGTATGGAGGCCGTTTCCGGAGATTGGAGGACAGAAAATGGCGGTGGTGGTCGATAATGGTGGAGATAGGGTGGTGAATATGATTGACTGGGGGACTAGTTTTGAGGCGGCAACGCCGGCCTTACGGGAGTTGACGGCTAAAGCACCAACGAGTATTGGACTACGTAGGCAACTGGAGACTGGGGAGCTGCCAATGGTGTTAGGTGCATATGATACTGAGTATATTCTGGCGTCAATACGAAAGTATCCAGCGATACTTCATATGGATTCAAACAATGCGGTTAGCAGTTTTTTAAGAGCTGAGATAAAGCGGAGGGTTGATTTTAAAGACGTAGAGAGATTGGTAGGTGAGGGTAATGCAAGAAGAATATATGAGTTGGCCGAGCAGGATGAACGATGGTGGTATGGTGAGAGAGAGCAGATCGTGAGTAACTTGGCCATATCTCACGCCCATGTGGATCATGTGGGTGATGTGCCTTTTCTGGATCGGAGAGTGGTGATGTGGGGAACAGCTGAGACAATGGCACACCTGAGAGCAATGACCAGAAGAGGAAAGAGTTGGACTAACAGGTACGAGTATGTAAGTTTGGTGACTCAGGATAAAGATGGTGCAGCATATAGGCGGGAGTATCGAGATGCCTATCCAACCTATTGGTCAGGCCAGCGGGTGAGAATTGGTGAGGGCTTGGCGGTTGAGTTTAGTTTAGCGAATCACAGTATGACTGGGATGGCAATGGTGGGTGTCAGGGATGAAGAGGGGAAGGGGTTAATGTTGTATACGGGAGATGTTAAGCCGGGAAATTGGACAGAGAAGACGGTAAATAGATTGGCAGGTGAGTATCCTGTGATTGTGATGGAGACAACCAATCTGGAGGATGCGGCTAAACCCTCGTCGGGAGTAACTGAGCAGATGGTGAGAGATACACTACTTGATCGAATCAGGGAAGCGGGGAGGGATACGGTGGTAGTTGTGGCTCCAGCAAATCATCTGGAGAGATTGCAGTCGATTGGTGAGGTAGCGGAAGCGGTGGGAAGAAAGGTGGCAATTGGTCCGGCTCATGCTGAGTTGGTAGAGCAGATGAGGGCGGATCGGGAGATGTTGGCGCCTTTAGGAGTAGACGGTTTTGATTTCTGGCTGCCAGCTTTGGGAAGTGAAGCGGCTTTGTGGTGGCCAACCTTGATGCCAGATGAGAGTGAAGATGAGCTAGTTTGGCCTCAAGTAACGGCGCCGAGGAGGTTTCAGAGGAATTTGTTTGAGATTGCGATGGGAGGTGGTATGGGAGTGGTTGACCTGGAAAGATTGTCCAGGGAAGGTCAGGAGTGGTTAGTGGTGATTGATCCTTATCGATTGTTTAGACATGAGTTTGGAGGTGGGTGGTTTGGAAATGGGTTATCGGTGTTGCACTCGGCCCATTTTCCCTATCAGGGTTATGCTAAAAGATTTTTGGCTGAGAATACTAGATGGGTCGGTGAACAAAAGGGTAAGCACTTGATGGATTTTGAGGTTAAGGGTATGGGGGGTAGGGTGGTAAATCAACCAAATTATGGAACGGGAAATACGGGAGGTAAAAAAAGATATGGATTGCATGCTTCGGGTCACGCAACCTTTGATGAGATGGTGGCAATATTGGATGGTTTAGTAGGAGGTAACTTTAATGGTAAGAAGCTTGTTTTGGTGCACGGGCAATCTCCTGAGAGATATGAGCAGGCATTAAGAAAGAGATTGGGATTGGACCGGACGGGTGATCTTGAGATTGTGTCAAGAATGGATCGTTATGATCCAAAAAAACCGGTTTCAAGAAGCGGGTGGGAGATGAAGCTTAATGGTTATTAA
- a CDS encoding helix-turn-helix domain-containing protein, whose amino-acid sequence MTKRDLDLKNLPDLLTVSEVAELLRVSPLTIKRWGKRGKLPAIRINSRGDRRYRKESILYMLGINPDSQQNK is encoded by the coding sequence ATGACTAAACGCGACCTCGATCTAAAAAACCTACCCGATCTTCTCACTGTCTCGGAAGTAGCCGAACTTTTAAGAGTCTCCCCCCTTACCATCAAACGCTGGGGTAAACGTGGAAAACTCCCAGCCATCCGCATCAACTCCAGAGGAGACCGTCGCTATCGCAAAGAGTCAATCCTCTATATGCTAGGCATCAATCCCGACTCCCAACAGAACAAGTAA
- a CDS encoding WecB/TagA/CpsF family glycosyltransferase produces MSKKERSIVILLGVRVDSTPESSLLKRVEGWIEDYKVGDDGKRLIFTPNPEMLVDASVDKGFLKVLNSSDINIADGVGLQWASRLLSLFGTIKNNQTISNRVTGVDFSRKLVGLAAKNGWRVYLLGGGPNVASRAARRLRAEHGQAAVKGFEIKADEGPGLNQDGQSWLRASEETVKKVSAYGPEILLVAFGHKKQERWLVENRDKMQFGVAMGVGGTLDYLSGRVKRAPGWLRGVGLEWLFRLMVEPRRWRRIVKAVLIFPWMVIKESVGGR; encoded by the coding sequence ATGAGTAAAAAAGAGCGATCCATAGTTATATTGTTAGGAGTAAGAGTAGATAGCACTCCTGAGTCTAGTTTGCTAAAGCGGGTTGAGGGTTGGATAGAGGATTATAAGGTGGGTGATGATGGAAAAAGGTTGATATTTACGCCTAATCCTGAGATGTTGGTGGATGCAAGCGTTGATAAGGGTTTCTTAAAGGTTTTGAACAGTTCGGATATAAATATTGCCGATGGAGTCGGTTTGCAATGGGCTAGTAGGTTGTTGAGCTTGTTTGGTACTATCAAAAATAATCAAACTATATCAAATAGGGTGACGGGTGTAGATTTTAGCAGGAAATTGGTTGGTTTGGCTGCCAAGAATGGTTGGAGAGTATATTTGCTTGGCGGAGGTCCTAATGTGGCTAGCCGAGCAGCAAGGCGGTTAAGAGCTGAGCATGGGCAGGCTGCCGTTAAGGGATTTGAGATAAAGGCTGATGAGGGACCAGGTTTAAATCAAGATGGCCAGTCATGGTTGAGGGCAAGTGAGGAGACGGTGAAGAAGGTATCAGCTTATGGTCCCGAGATTTTGCTGGTGGCCTTTGGTCATAAGAAGCAGGAGCGTTGGCTGGTGGAGAATAGGGACAAAATGCAATTTGGGGTAGCAATGGGAGTGGGTGGAACACTTGATTACTTGTCAGGAAGGGTTAAAAGGGCTCCTGGGTGGTTAAGAGGAGTTGGTCTTGAGTGGTTGTTTAGATTGATGGTAGAACCGAGAAGGTGGAGGAGGATAGTTAAGGCGGTATTGATTTTTCCTTGGATGGTGATAAAGGAGTCGGTGGGAGGAAGATAG
- a CDS encoding rod shape-determining protein has protein sequence MISLSKKVGIDLGTANSLVYVAGEGVVMSEPTVVAVGLDDDKVVAVGDEAKEMLGRTPGNIMASRPMRDGVIADYRVTEAMLRYFLQKVSGRGGLFKPEVLVSVPAGVTQVERRAVYNATVSAGARTVYMIDEPLAAAIGAGVPIGEPSGNMVMSMGGGSSEAAVISLGGVVVSRGVRVAGNRIDEAIASYIRRKHNLVVGEQTAEAIKLKIGSAISLKKDEVMEVKGRDSVAGLPRNVEITSREVTEAIAQPLGKVIEMIKRVLEEVPPELSSDIIDKGIVMTGGTAQLRNLDRLITEQTNVPAYVAEEPMLCVVKGTGVVLENLDLYKRSLSTR, from the coding sequence ATGATTTCGTTGTCAAAAAAGGTAGGTATAGACTTGGGAACGGCTAATAGTTTGGTGTATGTCGCGGGCGAGGGAGTGGTGATGAGCGAGCCGACGGTGGTGGCGGTGGGATTGGATGACGATAAGGTGGTAGCGGTGGGAGATGAAGCAAAGGAGATGTTGGGTCGGACCCCAGGGAATATTATGGCTAGTCGGCCAATGAGAGATGGGGTAATTGCTGATTATCGGGTGACTGAGGCAATGCTTAGATACTTTTTGCAAAAGGTGAGTGGTAGAGGAGGACTGTTTAAACCAGAGGTGTTAGTGTCGGTTCCGGCTGGAGTGACTCAGGTTGAGAGAAGGGCAGTGTATAACGCAACGGTTTCTGCAGGAGCGAGAACAGTTTATATGATAGATGAGCCATTGGCTGCGGCCATCGGGGCAGGTGTGCCAATTGGCGAGCCCTCAGGCAATATGGTGATGAGTATGGGGGGAGGGAGTTCTGAAGCGGCGGTGATATCTCTAGGTGGAGTGGTAGTTAGTAGAGGGGTAAGGGTGGCTGGAAATAGGATAGATGAAGCAATTGCATCGTATATTAGAAGGAAACATAATTTGGTGGTAGGGGAACAGACGGCTGAGGCAATAAAGCTTAAGATAGGGTCGGCCATATCCTTAAAGAAGGATGAGGTGATGGAGGTAAAGGGAAGAGACTCGGTAGCGGGTTTGCCCAGGAATGTTGAGATTACATCTAGAGAGGTGACAGAGGCGATCGCTCAACCTTTGGGTAAGGTAATAGAGATGATTAAGCGAGTCTTGGAAGAGGTGCCACCTGAGTTGTCTAGTGACATTATTGATAAGGGGATTGTGATGACTGGAGGGACAGCACAGTTAAGAAATCTAGACCGTCTGATTACAGAGCAGACAAATGTACCAGCATATGTAGCTGAAGAACCAATGTTATGTGTGGTTAAAGGGACTGGAGTAGTGTTGGAGAACTTGGATTTGTACAAGAGATCATTGAGTACGAGATAG
- a CDS encoding PEGA domain-containing protein — translation MPSAKLKNHRRFITLAVFIFLIIGTIIISYFARGYRINPKQGLTRFQGTGLLSATSYPKSAQVYIDDKLVTATEDTLNLPPGEYSVRIFKEGFLPWNKKAIIKAELVTSTDARLFPAAPSLSALTYSGAYNPTPSPDGKKIAYVTSNSDDPTKNGLYVIDIDNSILNLNRTPTLIAANTDRHDLKQAIITWSPDSKNLLIAFTTPQEDEDTDTPTQLSSTYLVDSGTLTNLYTAPDATIRLPVIFSDWEQEILRNQQALLKNLPEFMVNLLTQSAKDVYFSPNGEKVLYTSTVDTTIPDQLISPLASINSTPQTRELKVDHQYIYDLKEDTNYLISDSASTSDLYPAKTLLSLTPLLEFDTSATTSSNNQYLNYNQLQKDRTPLETILAIKSQYSALYTHNPQWYPTSRHLITTKDNKITIFEYDALNPTTVYSGPFDPNFVFPSPNGDKLLILTNLNQDDQPLNLYTLDLK, via the coding sequence ATGCCGTCAGCCAAACTAAAAAATCATCGTCGCTTTATCACCCTTGCCGTTTTTATATTCTTAATAATCGGCACGATAATCATCTCCTACTTCGCCCGAGGCTATCGCATTAACCCCAAACAAGGGCTCACCCGCTTTCAAGGCACCGGCCTTCTTTCTGCCACCTCATATCCCAAATCCGCCCAGGTATATATTGATGACAAGTTAGTCACCGCCACTGAAGACACTCTCAACCTCCCCCCAGGCGAATACTCCGTCAGAATCTTTAAGGAAGGCTTCCTTCCCTGGAACAAAAAGGCCATTATTAAAGCTGAATTAGTCACCAGCACCGATGCTCGTCTCTTCCCAGCCGCCCCTTCTCTCTCCGCTCTTACCTACTCAGGTGCCTACAACCCCACTCCCTCACCCGATGGAAAAAAGATTGCCTATGTTACTAGCAACTCTGACGATCCCACCAAAAACGGTTTATACGTCATCGACATTGACAACTCTATCCTCAACCTTAACCGCACCCCCACTCTTATTGCTGCCAACACCGACAGACACGACCTTAAACAAGCCATTATTACCTGGTCACCCGACTCCAAGAACCTCCTTATCGCCTTCACCACCCCCCAAGAGGATGAAGACACCGACACTCCCACTCAGTTAAGCAGCACCTATCTAGTTGACTCAGGCACCCTTACCAACCTCTATACCGCCCCCGACGCCACCATCCGACTACCCGTTATCTTTTCCGACTGGGAACAAGAGATCTTAAGAAACCAGCAGGCTCTCCTCAAAAACCTACCCGAGTTCATGGTTAACCTTTTAACCCAATCAGCCAAGGACGTCTACTTCTCCCCCAACGGCGAAAAGGTTCTCTACACCTCTACCGTTGATACCACCATCCCTGATCAGCTTATCTCACCTCTAGCCTCAATCAACTCTACCCCTCAGACCAGAGAACTTAAAGTCGATCACCAATATATCTACGATCTTAAGGAAGACACCAACTACCTAATCTCCGACTCTGCCTCAACCTCAGACCTGTATCCTGCCAAAACCCTTCTCTCCTTAACTCCCCTGCTTGAGTTTGACACCTCAGCCACCACCTCGTCCAACAACCAATACCTTAACTACAACCAGCTCCAGAAAGACCGCACCCCCCTTGAGACCATTCTGGCTATCAAATCCCAATACTCCGCTCTCTATACCCACAATCCTCAGTGGTACCCCACCTCTCGGCACCTAATCACTACCAAAGACAACAAAATCACCATCTTTGAATACGATGCTCTTAATCCCACCACCGTTTACTCAGGACCATTTGACCCCAACTTCGTCTTCCCCTCACCCAATGGTGACAAACTCCTAATTCTTACCAATCTCAACCAAGACGACCAACCTCTTAACCTCTACACCCTGGATTTAAAATAG
- the ndk gene encoding nucleoside-diphosphate kinase: MERTLVLVKPDGIQRGLVGEIMTRFERKGLKLLALKMTQLSDELLDKWYEHHKDKDFFVELKNFMKWTPVVAMVWEGQRGVEVVRRIVGVTKGFEAESGSIRGDFGLSGSQNIVHASDSVEAATKEIGLLFEDDEIFYTYESAIECLIYGNQERAKKED; encoded by the coding sequence ATGGAAAGAACATTAGTGTTGGTGAAACCGGATGGAATTCAGAGAGGTTTGGTGGGTGAGATTATGACTAGGTTTGAGCGTAAGGGCTTGAAGTTGTTGGCGTTAAAGATGACCCAGTTGTCGGATGAGTTGCTGGATAAATGGTATGAGCATCATAAGGATAAGGATTTTTTCGTGGAGTTAAAGAACTTTATGAAATGGACCCCGGTGGTAGCCATGGTCTGGGAAGGTCAGAGAGGTGTTGAGGTGGTGAGAAGAATTGTGGGTGTAACTAAAGGTTTTGAGGCTGAGTCAGGTTCAATTAGAGGTGACTTTGGCTTAAGCGGTTCTCAAAATATTGTTCATGCTTCTGATTCGGTAGAGGCGGCAACCAAGGAAATTGGATTACTATTTGAGGATGACGAGATCTTTTATACCTATGAGAGTGCGATTGAGTGTTTGATTTACGGTAATCAAGAGAGAGCAAAAAAAGAGGATTAG
- a CDS encoding M16 family metallopeptidase, with protein MVFEQESVRLKSGLSLVKVPMQTGSVTIMALIKAGSKDEFGGKWGAAHFLEHFVFKGTRKFPKVNDVTKVIDGIGGKQNAFTWTDFTGYWVKVASSQFEKGLEVVSQLVSEPLLPGEELEKEKGTIVEEIKMIEDDYPKKTWRVFQGLLFPDSAIGRPVIGYEETVKAMKRDDLKAFLNRWYIPENMVVVVAGGLSQVENLDKQVEDSFAAIGEKRSVEVREDGPQVFTQDSPRVEVVNKQTEQAHIMMGLRSFGFEDERVYGLWVANQILGGNMSSRLWNEVREKRGLAYYVGSGFFAHERTGAFYARAGVKLSKAQEAVKVIREEMLKMADKKVSDEELIMGKEGVRGNFLLDLEDSQEVASFMAEDWAMRKGKTRRVNEVLKAIEKVSAGDIRRIMAEVVVANQFNLSVVGPFESKDKFVKVMD; from the coding sequence ATGGTATTTGAGCAAGAAAGTGTGAGATTAAAGTCTGGATTGAGCTTGGTTAAGGTGCCGATGCAGACTGGTTCGGTGACGATAATGGCGTTGATTAAGGCTGGATCGAAGGATGAGTTTGGGGGTAAGTGGGGAGCGGCTCACTTTTTAGAACACTTCGTTTTTAAAGGAACTAGAAAGTTTCCGAAGGTAAATGATGTTACCAAGGTGATTGATGGAATTGGGGGTAAACAAAATGCATTTACCTGGACTGATTTCACTGGTTACTGGGTAAAGGTGGCTAGCAGTCAGTTTGAGAAAGGGTTGGAAGTAGTCTCTCAACTAGTAAGTGAGCCATTGTTACCTGGAGAGGAGTTAGAGAAGGAAAAGGGAACGATCGTGGAGGAGATTAAGATGATTGAGGATGATTATCCAAAAAAAACATGGAGAGTGTTTCAGGGTTTGCTGTTTCCTGACTCGGCGATTGGTAGGCCTGTAATAGGGTATGAGGAGACGGTAAAGGCTATGAAAAGAGATGACCTGAAAGCTTTTTTGAACCGGTGGTATATTCCTGAAAACATGGTGGTTGTGGTAGCTGGTGGATTGTCTCAAGTAGAAAACCTAGACAAACAAGTTGAGGACAGTTTTGCTGCTATTGGAGAGAAAAGGAGTGTTGAGGTAAGGGAGGATGGTCCGCAAGTTTTCACACAGGATAGTCCTAGAGTAGAGGTGGTAAACAAGCAAACTGAGCAGGCACATATAATGATGGGGTTGCGATCTTTTGGTTTTGAGGACGAGCGGGTTTATGGTTTGTGGGTAGCCAATCAGATATTGGGTGGAAATATGAGTTCCAGATTGTGGAATGAGGTGAGAGAGAAGCGAGGGCTGGCCTACTATGTTGGAAGCGGGTTTTTTGCTCATGAGCGGACAGGAGCTTTTTATGCTAGGGCAGGAGTGAAGCTTAGTAAAGCTCAAGAGGCAGTCAAGGTAATCAGAGAAGAGATGTTGAAGATGGCTGATAAGAAGGTAAGCGATGAGGAGCTAATCATGGGTAAGGAGGGGGTGAGAGGTAACTTCTTGTTGGATTTAGAGGATAGTCAGGAGGTAGCTTCGTTTATGGCTGAGGACTGGGCAATGAGAAAGGGTAAGACAAGGAGAGTGAATGAGGTGCTTAAGGCTATTGAGAAAGTAAGTGCTGGGGATATAAGGCGGATTATGGCTGAGGTGGTGGTGGCTAACCAGTTTAACTTAAGTGTCGTGGGTCCGTTTGAGAGTAAGGACAAATTTGTGAAGGTAATGGATTAA
- a CDS encoding ComEC/Rec2 family competence protein: protein MSWLKLVSPIFLVVIWVLVQWPDGNLRLVFCDVGQGDAQLVIKGSYQVLVDTGPSDDKIGMCLSDNLPFWDRRIELVVITHPQKDHMGGLDEVLGRYKVDRLVANGVKGESVEEWEEVVHLIEARAVEVHVPEAGDRFEFEGVEMEVLWPEDERGDEMVWRGGVEDSVVLGQASDVNEISIVMRLRFDRFTAMLTGDIGEKEELALVGKGVIGQVEVLKVAHHGSKYSSSEVFVSMVKPKLAVIQVGEKNTHGHPSSVITERFDTVGSRVIRTDRDGETVVASDGKSWWIERGGQVFGFW, encoded by the coding sequence ATGAGTTGGCTTAAGCTGGTTTCGCCCATATTTTTAGTGGTGATTTGGGTTTTGGTGCAGTGGCCAGATGGTAATTTGAGGCTGGTGTTTTGTGATGTGGGACAAGGTGATGCCCAGTTGGTTATTAAAGGCTCGTATCAAGTGCTGGTGGATACTGGTCCAAGCGATGACAAGATTGGGATGTGTTTGAGTGATAATCTACCGTTTTGGGACAGAAGGATTGAGTTGGTAGTGATTACTCACCCACAAAAGGATCATATGGGTGGTTTGGATGAGGTACTGGGTCGATATAAGGTAGATAGATTAGTGGCAAATGGAGTGAAAGGTGAGAGTGTAGAGGAATGGGAAGAGGTAGTGCATCTGATTGAGGCTAGAGCGGTTGAGGTGCATGTGCCTGAGGCAGGAGATAGGTTTGAGTTTGAGGGAGTGGAGATGGAGGTGCTATGGCCTGAGGATGAGCGAGGGGATGAGATGGTCTGGAGAGGTGGAGTGGAGGATAGTGTGGTGCTTGGACAAGCAAGTGATGTGAATGAGATATCTATTGTTATGAGATTAAGGTTTGATAGGTTTACGGCTATGTTGACCGGTGATATTGGCGAAAAAGAGGAGTTAGCACTGGTGGGGAAGGGAGTGATAGGACAAGTGGAGGTACTAAAAGTGGCTCATCACGGCTCAAAGTACTCATCAAGTGAGGTGTTTGTAAGTATGGTTAAACCGAAGCTAGCAGTGATACAGGTAGGAGAAAAGAACACTCATGGTCATCCAAGCAGTGTCATTACGGAACGGTTTGATACAGTTGGATCAAGAGTAATAAGAACCGATAGGGATGGAGAAACGGTTGTGGCGAGTGATGGTAAAAGTTGGTGGATTGAGCGGGGTGGTCAGGTTTTTGGTTTTTGGTAG
- a CDS encoding DUF5674 family protein — protein MVVLIDKEISEKQLEQSKEEYDEYIKIVVDVKKEVLTLGGEWHADGEKALLDNGSMQGDLWGGGVNLETKEIDFNSLINIRSGVNESMEVVDAKVRSRMSEIIKKKLERWL, from the coding sequence ATGGTGGTATTGATTGATAAAGAGATAAGCGAGAAGCAATTGGAGCAATCAAAAGAGGAGTATGATGAGTATATTAAGATAGTGGTAGATGTTAAAAAAGAGGTGTTAACGCTTGGCGGGGAGTGGCATGCTGATGGAGAAAAGGCGCTGCTTGATAATGGAAGTATGCAAGGTGATTTGTGGGGAGGCGGGGTGAACTTGGAGACTAAAGAAATCGATTTTAATTCGTTGATTAATATTCGATCCGGTGTGAATGAGAGTATGGAGGTTGTTGATGCTAAAGTACGTTCAAGGATGAGTGAGATTATAAAAAAGAAACTTGAGAGATGGTTGTAG